A single Mus caroli chromosome 15, CAROLI_EIJ_v1.1, whole genome shotgun sequence DNA region contains:
- the LOC110310849 gene encoding olfactory receptor 2A2-like: protein MQGPNQTFVTEFILLGFSLSPRTTPLLFSAFLIIYLLIILGNGLIFILICLDSRLHTPMYFFIGVLSLLDLGYTTTTVPQMLAHLASQKKTISYSNCVAQMYIFLVLGVTESWLFAIMSIDRYVAICHPLRYKVIMSPCLCGVMAAFCGLCGVTAALVYTIFAMRLPYCGPNKINHFFCEVPAVLKLACADTSVNDHVDFILGFSVILIPLSLILVIYINIFTSILKIRSAQGRLKAFSTCASHITVVTMFCVPAMVMYMKPGSKASPEEDKKLALFYNVISAFLNPVIYSLRNKDVKRAFLKVTGCGRPPE from the coding sequence ATGCAAGGTCCCAATCAGACCTTTGTGACAGAATTCATCCTTCTGGGCTTCTCCCTGAGCCCTAGGACCACACCTCTTCTCTTCTCAGCCTTTCTGATAATTTACTTGTTGATCATTCTGGGCAATGGCTTGATCTTCATCCTCATCTGCTTGGACTCACGCCTCCATACCCCCATGTATTTCTTCATTGGTGTTCTTTCCTTGTTGGACTTAGGCTACACCACCACAACTGTGCCCCAGATGTTGGCACATCTGGCCAGCCAGAAGAAGACAATCTCTTACTCCAATTGTGTGGCTCAAATGTACATTTTCTTGGTGCTGGGTGTCACAGAGTCTTGGCTTTTTGCCATCATGTCCATAGACaggtatgtggccatctgccACCCACTCAGGTACAAGGTCATCATGAGCCCATGTCTATGTGGGGTAATGGCTGCTTTCTGTGGACTCTGTGGTGTCACCGCTGCTCTTGTCTATACCATCTTTGCCATGCGCCTCCCCTACTGTGGCCCCAACAAGATCAACCACTTCTTCTGTGAAGTCCCTGCAGTCTTAAAGCTGGCTTGTGCAGATACATCAGTCAATGACCATGTGGACTTCATACTTGGGTTTAGTGTCATACTGATCCCCCTGTCCCTTATCCTGGTCATCTATATCAACATCTTCACTTCCATCTTGAAGATCCGTTCAGCACAGGGGCGACTGAAAGCCTTCTCCACCTGTGCATCCCATATCACTGTGGTCACCATGTTCTGTGTGCCAGCCATGGTCATGTACATGAAGCCTGGTTCTAAAGCCTCCCCAGAAGAGGACAAGAAGCTTGCCCTATTCTACAATGTCATCTCTGCCTTTCTCAACCCTGTCATCTATAGTCTCCGGAACAAGGATGTGAAGAGGGCTTTCCTTAAGGTAACAGGCTGTGGTAGACCCCCAGAATGA